A region of Streptomyces halobius DNA encodes the following proteins:
- a CDS encoding DUF397 domain-containing protein produces MPLDWIKATDDPDAPEYIEIAFDGEGPEDPVYLRTNTEPDNIVTTNRRKWDAFVLGVKAGEFDHFVGL; encoded by the coding sequence ATGCCCCTCGACTGGATCAAGGCCACCGACGACCCCGACGCCCCCGAATACATCGAGATCGCGTTCGACGGGGAGGGGCCCGAGGACCCCGTCTACCTCCGCACGAACACCGAGCCCGACAACATCGTCACCACGAACCGCAGGAAGTGGGACGCGTTCGTACTCGGCGTGAAGGCAGGGGAGTTCGACCACTTCGTCGGACTCTGA
- a CDS encoding helix-turn-helix domain-containing protein, whose product MGLRANPTQRQRRLGVELRRLREAAGMSATEAATFAGLSSPHLGHIEAARTAIPEGKLRALATAYGCQNEPLIEALVEMSAATGKGWWSDYRAPVHNQNARDLAEIESSSVAVRSFQWVHMPGLLQTTEYMRSLFAGSNQDASPEEIDKYVDFRKRRQQILTDDAPPTIHAVIHEAALHMQFVGVDVMSRQIEHLVELSRLPHVCIQILPFKAAYPATFGTPFVLFEGAVPELNTVYIEHPVSSPFIHEPAHLDGFAATFSQLGAAALPPVDLGIEPEFHAKKDSLGLIQHVLYAM is encoded by the coding sequence ATGGGGCTTCGGGCCAACCCGACGCAACGGCAACGCCGTTTGGGGGTGGAACTGCGCAGGCTGCGCGAGGCCGCCGGCATGTCAGCCACCGAGGCAGCGACGTTCGCGGGCCTCAGCTCGCCGCACCTGGGCCACATCGAGGCCGCGAGAACGGCCATCCCGGAGGGGAAGCTGCGCGCCTTGGCGACGGCCTACGGTTGCCAGAATGAGCCTCTGATTGAAGCGCTGGTCGAGATGAGCGCTGCCACCGGAAAGGGCTGGTGGTCGGATTACCGCGCCCCCGTACACAACCAGAACGCCCGCGACCTCGCAGAAATCGAGTCCTCCTCCGTCGCAGTGCGCTCGTTCCAGTGGGTGCACATGCCTGGTCTGCTTCAGACCACGGAGTACATGCGGTCCCTGTTCGCAGGCTCGAACCAGGACGCCTCACCGGAGGAGATCGACAAATACGTCGACTTCCGGAAGCGCCGCCAGCAGATCCTGACGGATGACGCCCCACCGACCATCCACGCCGTCATCCACGAAGCCGCACTGCACATGCAGTTCGTGGGTGTTGACGTCATGAGCCGGCAGATTGAGCATCTCGTCGAGCTGTCCCGCCTACCGCATGTGTGCATCCAGATCCTGCCGTTCAAGGCCGCCTACCCGGCGACGTTCGGCACGCCGTTCGTCCTCTTCGAGGGCGCGGTGCCCGAGCTGAACACCGTCTACATCGAGCACCCGGTCTCGTCGCCGTTCATCCACGAGCCGGCCCACCTCGACGGGTTCGCCGCCACCTTCAGCCAACTCGGCGCGGCCGCTCTGCCACCCGTTGACCTCGGTATCGAACCCGAGTTCCATGCCAAGAAGGATTCGCTGGGACTCATCCAGCACGTGCTCTACGCGATGTAA
- a CDS encoding DUF397 domain-containing protein: MSELSWQKSSFSGSNGNGECVEVTTPANGPVHYRESDQPETIALATGPTWAHFLAHIKHNPTHP, encoded by the coding sequence ATGTCCGAGTTGAGTTGGCAGAAGTCGAGCTTCAGCGGAAGCAATGGCAACGGTGAGTGCGTCGAAGTGACCACACCGGCGAACGGCCCGGTCCACTACCGCGAGAGCGATCAGCCCGAAACAATCGCCTTGGCCACTGGACCCACCTGGGCCCACTTCCTCGCCCACATAAAGCACAACCCCACCCACCCGTAA
- a CDS encoding ATP-binding protein, with protein sequence MTTTADFSLVFPPHPGWVRTAREAVRTSLKTARRDDLADTALLLTSEAVTEAVNACRGSGCAEPVTPYVEWQGPDTLRVLVHDAAPGLPAVHCLSGDAENGRGLLLIAECAAGWGVCRYGPESGKSVWFELGGLGEAAPRLLGRV encoded by the coding sequence ATGACCACGACCGCCGACTTCTCCCTCGTCTTCCCGCCCCACCCGGGATGGGTCCGTACGGCCAGAGAGGCGGTCCGGACGTCGCTGAAAACCGCCCGGCGTGACGATCTGGCCGATACCGCGCTGCTGTTGACGTCCGAAGCGGTCACCGAGGCCGTCAACGCGTGCCGGGGCAGCGGGTGCGCGGAGCCGGTGACGCCGTATGTGGAGTGGCAGGGGCCGGACACGCTGCGGGTGCTCGTACACGACGCGGCACCCGGGCTGCCGGCCGTCCACTGCCTCTCGGGAGACGCGGAGAACGGACGGGGCCTGCTGCTGATCGCGGAGTGTGCCGCCGGGTGGGGCGTATGCCGGTATGGGCCGGAGTCCGGGAAATCGGTGTGGTTCGAGCTCGGAGGGCTGGGGGAGGCGGCGCCGCGCTTACTCGGGCGCGTGTGA